In Sphaerodactylus townsendi isolate TG3544 linkage group LG13, MPM_Stown_v2.3, whole genome shotgun sequence, one DNA window encodes the following:
- the UTP14A gene encoding U3 small nucleolar RNA-associated protein 14 homolog A yields MAGEEEPLKIEPALSDLEEEEDDKLAAKKHRQLVDALSTLAGGKRQRAAERTEASRYVSEFDVGGEGAGEKVVLSELLQPVSTSSALGSVRKQLSKVRQTKAVQLPLSKEEKERVVREAAYTQTSQALAKWDPVVRQNRNAEQLVFPLQQDCVTVAPIEEVISNWKPRTPLEEEIFSLLHKTRQPVKDPLLTPHEKASLQAMSLEEAQQRRMELQKARALQSYYEAKARRERKIKSKKYHKVLRKGKSRKALQEFETLRKSNPEAALEQLEKIEKARIEERMSLKHQNKGRWAKSTVIMAKYDLEARRAMQEQLARNKELTQKACPASGSEEDDTEAERGLVPEVINDSHVGMDPGNPWMLGKASAESKEEPRAPEDVLGDGAEEEEEELAVSGEEALLQDFAEKRQSRHHVQVDGLGGEEATPVLPDVFPPAPPSPRPEGPLLSEKLERLRTLEDMEALEPEEVAQSHEPLRSEDAEPLPSAKAELLSQPKGGRAPAAKSKMTGKRQALIDLKAVLAEAPTPMQCPLVPNAVQEELESAADQRQVIREAFASDNVVADFMKEKRRAEQEGKPKVVDLVLPGWGEWGGTGLKPSTKKRKRFLIKPAPGPPRKDQHLPHVILSEKRNISAAAHQVNQLPFPFENSQQFERSIQAPIGSTWNTQRAFQRLTAPRIVTLPGHIIRPISAEDANLTRQTDTAKPALGLISPLKHRNRHSVPKKKARKH; encoded by the exons ATGGCGGGTGAAGAGGAGCCGTTGAAGATCGAGCCGGCCCTGAGTGATCTTGAAGAGGAG GAGGATGATAAGCTGGCTGCAAAGAAGCACAGGCAGCTTGTGGATGCACTCAGCACCTTGGCTGGAGGGAAGCG CCAGCGAGCAGCCGAGCGTACAGAAGCAAGTAGATATGTCTCGGAATTCGATGTGGGTGGTGAAG GTGCTGGTGAGAAAGTGGTGCTCTCAGAACTGCTGCAGCCTGTGTCCACTTCATCAGCTCTTGGCTCTGTTCGGAAGCAGTTGAGCAAAGTTCGGCAGACCAAGGCAGTCCAACTCCCACTGagcaaggaggagaaggaacgG GTGGTGAGAGAAGCTGCATATACTCAGACATCCCAAGCCCTGGCTAAGTGGGATCCAGTGGTGCGGCAAAATCGGAATGCTGAGCAGTTAGTCTTTCCGCTGCAGCAGGATTGTGTGACTGTAGCACCTATTGAAGAAGTGATAAGCAATTGGAAG CCCCGGACACCACTGGAGGAAGAGATCTTCAGTCTTCTCCACAAAACACGGCAGCCAGTGAAAGACCCTCTTTTGACTCCCCACGAAAAGGCTTCGCTGCAGGCCATGAGCCTGGAAGAG GCTCAGCAGCGCCGGATGGAACTCCAGAAGGCCCGGGCTTTGCAGTCCTACTATGAAGCTAAGGCACGCCGTGAGCGGAAAATCAAGAGCAAGAA GTACCACAAAGTGCTTAGGAAAGGCAAGAGTCGTAAGGCGTTGCAAGAGTTTGAGACGCTGAGAAAATCCAACCCTGAGGCAGCCCTGGAACAGCTGGAGAAGATAGAGAAAGCCCGTATTGAG GAGAGAATGAGCCTGAAACATCAGAACAAGGGCCGATGGGCCAAATCTACAGTCATCATGGCAAAGTATGATTTAGAG GCTAGGCGAGCCATGCAAGAACAGCTTGCCCGGAACAAAGAACTGACACAGAAAGCATGCCCAGCATCAGGCAGTGAGGAAGATGATACTGAAGCAGAGAGGGGCCTTGTCCCTGAAGTTATCAATGACAGCCATGTTGGAATGGATCCAGGCAACCCCTGGATGCTGGGAAAGGCCTCTGCAGAGTCTAAGGAAGAGCCTCGAGCTCCAGAGGATgtcttaggggatggggcagaagaggaggaagaggaactgGCTGTGTCTGGTGAAGAAGCTTTGTTGCAAGACTTTGCTGAAAAGCGACAAAGCCGGCATCATGTACAAGTCGATG GTCTCGGCGGAGAAGAGGCTACCCCCGTTCTGCCTGATGTGTTCCCGCCAGCACCCCCAAGCCCTAGACCAGAGGGACCGCTGCTGAGTGAGAAGCTGGAGCGACTTCGTACTTTGGAGGATATGGAGGCCCTGGAGCCAGAGGAAGTTGCACAGAGCCACGAGCCTCTGCGATCCGAGGATGCTGAACCGCTGCCATCAGCCAAGGCAGAGCTGTTGTCTCAGCCCAAGGGTGGTAGGGCCCCAGCTGCCAAGAGCAAAATGACAGGCAAGCGCCAGGCCCTCATTGATCTGAAGGCGGTCCTGGCCGAGGCACCCACTCCCATGCAGTGTCCGCTTGTGCCCAATGCAGTACAGGAAGAG CTGGAATCGGCCGCAGACCAGCGGCAGGTAATCCGCGAGGCCTTTGCCAGTGACAACGTTGTGGCTGACTTCATGAAAGAGAAGCGTCGTGCGGAACAGGAGGGCAAGCCAAAAGTGGTCGACCTGGTGCTCCCAGGCTGGGGTGAATGGGGTGGCACTGGCCTAAAGCCCAGCACCAAGAAGCGGAAACG GTTTCTTATCAAACCAGCTCCTGGACCCCCCAGAAAAGACCAGCACCTGCCCCATGTGATCCTTAGTGAAAAGCGAAATATTTCAGCTGCCGCTCATCAG GTGAACCAGCTGCCATTCCCTTTCGAAAACAGCCAGCAGTTTGAACGCAGCATCCAAGCACCCATAGGCTCCACCTGGAACACCCAACGTGCTTTTCAGCGTCTGACAGCCCCCCGCATTGTCACTTTGCCTGGCCACATCATCCGCCCCATCAGTGCAGAGGATGCCAACCTGACGCGTCAAACAGATACGGCGAAACCTGCTTTGGGTTTGATATCTCCTCTCAAACACCGCAACCGTCACAGTGTCCCCAAAAAGAAAGCCCGGAAGCACTGA